The following coding sequences lie in one Montipora foliosa isolate CH-2021 chromosome 11, ASM3666993v2, whole genome shotgun sequence genomic window:
- the LOC137977059 gene encoding uncharacterized protein, translating into MLGQIQVQVAQLALRLLAPVPCVLMLMSLLCQFLLKHKNDDPKDLTREDNPEEIKEEKEEAESSDSEPQDDDEEGIEWLQQEESSEAFSSQSEDEIEEDETANTITVDQGTPAQDEPKFIVFFTQLLGLFSLFCFKCKTSDPRVTMKQRGTMVIASQQCQHCGDEVFVWKSQPMTLGGKHPLGNILISFGILMAGASISKVLLVFKHMGLSAFSARTVV; encoded by the exons ATGCTAGGCCAGATACAAGTTCAGGTGGCCCAGCTGGCATTGAGACTCCTGGCTCCAGTTCCATGTGTTTTGATGTTGATGTCACTCCTGTGTCAGTTTCTACTGAAGCACAAG AATGATGATCCAAAGGACCTAACAAGAGAAGATAACCCTGAAGAAATCAAAGAAGAAAAGGAGGAAGCCGAATCATCTGACAGTGAACCTcaggatgatgatgaagagggCATTGAATGGCTCCAGCAGGAGGAGAGTTCGGAGGCATTCAGCTCACAAAGTGAAGATGAAATAGAAGAAGACGAAACAGCAAATACCATAAC GGTTGACCAGGGAACTCCAGCACAAGATGAGCCTAAGTTTATTGTGTTCTTCACCCAGCTTTTGGGactgttttctctgttttgctttaaatgtaAAACAAGTGATCCAAGAGTAACCATGAAACAGAGGGGAACCATGGTGATTGCAAGTCAGCAATGTCAACATTGTGGCGATGAGGTTTTTGTGTGGAAATCCCAGCCCATGACCCTTGGAGGAAAGCATCCGCTTGGAAACATATTGATAAGTTTTGGTATACTGATGGCTGGAGCATCTATCAGCAAAGTGTTACTGGTGTTCAAGCACATGGGCTTGTCAGCTTTCTCTGCGAGAACAGTTGTCTGA
- the LOC137977060 gene encoding uncharacterized protein: MASTIPDDDPEIKTDKSVYLLSASTSNPVPEIIERFSSWSRLKKVVAWIVRFKSNLHKLIKSRKSKESPQIKPSGKISPITMTELREAEHAILNYVQYQFFAQEYEGLKSTIPPSTSKHKVLKSSSIHKLDPVLIQGLLRIGGRLKRASIDTDAKHPIILPKDHHVAKLIVLYYHHVSGHSGVEYTLSLIRQRYWIVNARATIRRVLQRCFTCRKKQSPTGRQKTADLPVDRVTPCKPPFTFTGVDCFGPFEVRCGRSNVKRYGIIFTCLALRAVHVKVVSSLDTESFINALRRFIARRGLPEEMRSDNGGNFVKGEKEL; the protein is encoded by the coding sequence ATGGCAAGCACGATTCCAGATGACGACCCCGAAATTAAGACAGACAAGAGTGTATACTTACTCAGTGCATCCACTAGCAATCCTGTCCCAGAAATCATCGAAAGATTCTCTTCCTGGTCGCGGCTTAAGAAAGTTGTTGCCTGGATAGTGCGATTCAAGAGTAACCTTCACAAGTTGATCAAAAGCAGAAAGTCTAAGGAATCTCCACAAATCAAGCCTTCAGGCAAGATCAGCCCCATTACAATGACGGAGCTGCGTGAAGCAGAACATGCAATCCTTAATTACGTTCAGTATCAGTTCTTCGCGCAAGAGTACGAAGGATTAAAGAGCACAATTCCACCGAGCACCAGCAAACACAAGGTCCTCAAGTCAAGTAGCATTCACAAGCTCGACCCCGTCCTTATTCAAGGCCTTCTGCGCATTGGTGGCCGTCTGAAACGTGCATCAATCGACACAGATGCCAAACACCCGATCATCCTACCAAAGGATCATCACGTGGCCAAACTGATCGTTCTTTACTATCACCACGTTTCTGGACACTCAGGTGTAGAGTACACCCTGTCCCTTATCCGTCAGAGATACTGGATAGTAAATGCCAGAGCCACTATACGTAGAGTGCTACAAAGGTGTTTTACCTGcaggaaaaaacagtcccctACAGGTCGACAGAAGACAGCTGATCTGCCTGTAGATCGCGTCACGCCCTGTAAACCACCTTTCACCTTCACAGGTGTCGACTGCTTTGGTCCCTTTGAAGTCCGTTGTGGAAGATCCAACGTCAAGAGATATGGCATTATATTTACCTGTTTAGCTCTCCGAGCAGTTCACGTCAAAGTCGTGAGCTCACTAGACACAGAGTCCTTTATCAACGCCTTACGGAGATTTATTGCAAGAAGAGGCCTACCCGAAGAGATGCGTTCTGACAATGGAGGCAACTTTGTAAAGGGAGAGAAGGAGCTTTGA